A genome region from Eremothecium cymbalariae DBVPG#7215 chromosome 4, complete sequence includes the following:
- the SEF1 gene encoding Sef1p (similar to Ashbya gossypii AGR369W), producing the protein MSTDTSSSGSLGVKGDSFDKYSSLSSPLTASSGDRNSSQSNKAQSVGKSKKRTASGNVNVSPELVMGLKAKKKVKSEDNNCLSALASIDAFPTINSPNSSSSLKPLQSGSNKLQGSSSSGHRPVTSCTHCRQHKIKCNASENYPSSCSRCERMGLRCEIDPQFRPKKGSQLQNLKNEIEELKTKLEFLLRSEGILSSAMRNSELGRQILHVIKQQDSPQQSTGISVQTYLASEPELLKSESSLKSSANTPSGSHSNASVDIARSKSNGVTPLLNDSAPANSNKDALPPVLQMALKYHTSAHNTPMDTPSSHTTPMLSPDVKKPVVVTTNTMSLLPSSYANIDEFVLGYVHLSIDKAKELHRIFVTKYLPYFPIMTSESVTELYSQSQLLFWTVMLTSCLSDPEPTLYNSLASLIKQLAIETCWIRTPRSTHISQALLILCNWPLPNQKVLDDCSYRFVGLAKSLSFQLGLHRGEFMSEFTRTQTLMPDAEKWRTRTWLGIFFMEQCWSSILGLPSTSQTDYFIERARLGEFKDLPVRFRQLICLAHFQAKLSSVMGSSIVSPDGLMDARDRAGSLAILERELLRLHAKLKFDSDPVVEMYYLYAKLMICCFAFLPETPPEDQTQYVTEAYLTATRIITLLTKTLENQQLIELPIYVRQSATYAALILFKLHLTPYLLDKYVDSARQSIVTLHRLYRNQLTAWATSVENDISRTASVLEKLNFVLVTQPEVFVEEEGIISRMRSHLTGTLFYDLVYCVHEARRRQMDGDYNEKTNKNGSESNKTVGESKSKLSIKLFPLPFYNQISKEDFETITQTTPGGTTVTTLVPTKNAIKQAKKLQISQGGQKGQPITSINGIPLSMLDATGSVNMDTILGDTFKLAMQPDSSLPGSMVIPRANTVSSIPSPQTNYDLFESQPVPPTNNESTPMQRSVSASLVESLPFRRPGIPKITSESIASGHPNSLFGNDSTNSTTITIGSQKPLSVKNTPVSRTPGEVTTQNRKAPPSNGSYTNLNIFLNPSDQRFNASSSAAANLAEGVNDGTINTVGNEQQQVLQNGVSGPLQQMSELDTFFLQQSAGWIEGNSSNDDFLGWYDINMAPEF; encoded by the coding sequence ATGAGTACAGACACTTCTTCTAGTGGCAGTTTAGGGGTTAAAGGGGATTCATTTGATAAGTATAGTTCTTTGTCTTCTCCACTGACTGCATCTTCGGGCGATCGGAACTCTTCTCAATCCAACAAGGCACAATCAGTAGGCAAGTCGAAGAAGAGAACAGCCTCTGGTAATGTTAATGTTAGTCCAGAGTTGGTGATGGGACTGAAGGCTAAGAAAAAGGTCAAGTCCGAGGACAATAACTGTTTGTCTGCTCTAGCTTCGATTGATGCGTTCCCTACAATTAATTCACCTAACTCATCTTCCAGCTTAAAGCCCCTACAAAGTGGAAGTAACAAGCTACAAggttcttcatcttccgGTCATAGGCCTGTAACATCCTGTACGCACTGCAGACAGCACAAGATCAAATGTAACGCTTCTGAAAActatccttcttcttgctcTCGTTGTGAGCGTATGGGACTGCGCTGTGAAATTGATCCGCAGTTCAGGCCAAAGAAGGGTTCTCAGCTgcaaaatttaaaaaatgaaatagaGGAGCTGAAGACTAAGCTAGAGTTTCTGTTACGTAGTGAGGGGATACTGTCTTCTGCTATGCGAAATTCAGAATTGGGAAGGCAAATACTTCACGTTATCAAACAGCAAGATTCGCCCCAACAAAGTACTGGGATTTCTGTTCAAACTTATTTGGCAAGTGAGCCGGAACTTTTGAAGTCTGAGTCTTCATTGAAATCTTCTGCTAATACGCCCTCTGGCTCCCATTCTAACGCATCTGTTGATATCGCCCGAAGCAAATCTAATGGTGTGACTCcattattaaatgattCAGCACCTGCGAACAGCAATAAAGATGCCCTCCCACCTGTTTTACAGATGGCGTTAAAATACCATACTTCTGCTCATAACACGCCGATGGATACTCCATCATCACATACAACACCAATGTTATCCCCTGATGTTAAAAAGCCGGTAGTAGTGACAACGAACACCATGTCTTTGTTGCCATCTTCATATGCAAATATTGACGAATTTGTTCTTGGTTATGTTCACCTCTCTATTGATAAGGCTAAGGAACTACACAGAATATTTGTTACCAAGTACCTCCCTTATTTCCCCATTATGACTTCAGAGTCGGTTACGGAGTTGTATTCCCAATCGCAGTTATTATTCTGGACGGTGATGCTTACTTCCTGTCTCTCTGATCCTGAACCTACCTTGTATAATAGCCTGGCTTCATTGATCAAGCAGTTGGCTATTGAAACCTGCTGGATACGTACTCCCAGATCAACACACATTTCCCAGGCTTTGTTAATTCTATGCAACTGGCCTTTACCCAACCAAAAAGTTCTTGATGATTGTTCTTACAGGTTCGTTGGATTGGCAAAGTCTCTCTCGTTCCAACTAGGTCTACACCGTGGAGAGTTTATGTCAGAATTTACAAGAACCCAAACCTTAATGCCTGATGCGGAAAAGTGGAGAACTAGGACATGGTTGGGCATTTTTTTTATGGAACAATGCTGGAGTAGCATTCTAGGCCTACCTTCGACTTCTCAAACTGACTATTTTATCGAAAGGGCTAGGCTAGGTGAGTTTAAAGATTTACCAGTTAGGTTTCGTCAGCTCATCTGTCTGGCTCATTTCCAAGCGAAACTATCAAGTGTGATGGGTTCTAGCATTGTTTCACCAGATGGTTTGATGGATGCCAGAGATCGTGCCGGCTCATTGGCCATTTTGGAAAGAGAACTGCTTCGTTTACATGCTAAATTAAAGTTCGACTCAGATCCCGTTGTGGAAATGTACTATTTATATGCaaaattaatgatttgCTGCTTCGCGTTTTTGCCGGAGACCCCACCTGAGGATCAAACTCAGTATGTTACTGAGGCTTATCTCACTGCTACAAGAATTATCACTCTATTGACTAAGACTTTAGAGAATCAACAGTTAATCGAGTTGCCCATCTACGTCAGACAGAGTGCAACATATGCCGCACTAATTTTATTCAAATTGCATTTAACGCCATATTTGTTGGATAAATATGTGGATTCCGCTCGTCAGTCTATTGTCACGCTTCACAGGCTTTACAGGAATCAGTTGACTGCATGGGCAACTAGTGTGGAGAATGATATTTCTAGAACAGCAAGTGTTTTGGAAAAGCTAAATTTTGTATTAGTAACACAACCAGAGGTTTTTGTTGAGGAAGAAGGTATAATTTCGCGAATGAGGTCTCATTTGACAGGCACTTTATTTTACGATTTAGTGTACTGTGTTCATGAGGCAAGGAGAAGACAGATGGACGGTGATTATAATGAGAAAACGAACAAAAATGGAAGTGAGAGTAATAAAACTGTTGGAGAGAGTAAATCCAAATTATCTATAAAGTTATTCCCGTTACCATTCTACAATCAGATCTCGAAAGAAGACTTCGAAACTATTACACAGACGACACCGGGTGGGACAACCGTAACAACCTTAGTTCCTACAAAAAATGCCATAAAGCAGGCTAAAAAGCTACAAATAAGCCAGGGAGGTCAAAAAGGTCAGCCTATTACATCTATAAATGGAATTCCACTCTCAATGCTGGATGCTACCGGTAGCGTCAACATGGACACAATACTCGGTGATACTTTTAAGCTGGCTATGCAACCAGACAGTTCTCTTCCTGGCTCGATGGTTATTCCGAGAGCAAACACCGTATCCTCAATTCCGTCCCCACAAACTAATtatgatttgtttgaatcACAGCCCGTGCCACCTACAAATAATGAATCTACTCCAATGCAGAGGTCCGTCTCTGCCTCACTTGTGGAATCTTTGCCCTTCAGGCGTCCTggaattccaaaaataacaTCTGAATCCATTGCATCCGGTCATCCAAACTCGCTGTTTGGTAACGACAGCACCAATTCCACAACCATTACCATTGGATCGCAGAAGCCACTATCTGTGAAAAATACTCCTGTTTCTAGGACCCCTGGAGAGGTCACCACCCAAAATCGTAAGGCCCCTCCTTCAAACGGTTCCTACACTAACTTGAATATATTCCTAAATCCCAGTGATCAAAGATTTAATGCATCCTcatctgctgctgctaaCCTGGCCGAGGGCGTAAATGATGGCACTATAAACACTGTTGGTAATGAGCAACAACAGGTCCTTCAAAACGGGGTATCCGGTCCCTTGCAACAGATGTCTGAACTAGATACTTTTTTCTTACAGCAGAGTGCTGGTTGGATTGAAGGGAACTCCAGCAATGATGATTTCCTGGGCTGGTACGACATTAACATGGCGCCGGAATTCTGA
- the PRX1 gene encoding thioredoxin peroxidase PRX1 (similar to Ashbya gossypii AGR368W), translating to MIKNMLLKAKNGLQQHGGTSGGLSGVRTIRTFKQEDQPRLRVNSVAPNFTAETTDGKLNLYEYFGNSWGILFSHPADFTPVCTTELGAFAKLKPEFEKRDVKLIGLSAEGVEKHHKWVKDIEEVSELDKFTFPIIADVDREVSFLYDMVDEEGFKNLENGLVQTIRSVYIIDPSKKIRLMFTYPASVGRNTLEVLRVIDALQTGDSKGVVTPADWQPGGDVIIPPSLSDEDATKKFGTFRTVKPYLRFTNTD from the coding sequence ATGATCAAGAATATGCTATTAAAAGCTAAGAATGGGCTTCAGCAGCACGGTGGGACGTCTGGGGGCTTGTCGGGTGTGAGGACCATCAGAACGTTCAAACAGGAGGACCAACCGAGATTACGTGTGAACTCTGTGGCTCCAAATTTTACAGCTGAAACGACGGATGGCAAGCTTAATCTGTATGAGTACTTTGGTAACTCGTGGGGGATCTTGTTCTCGCACCCTGCAGACTTCACGCCTGTTTGTACTACGGAGTTGGGCGCATTTGCCAAGTTGAAGCCTGAGTTTGAAAAACGTGATGTCAAGTTGATTGGTTTGTCTGCGGAGGGTGTTGAGAAGCACCACAAATGGGTCAAGGATATTGAGGAGGTCTCGGAGTTGGATAAATTCACATTTCCAATCATTGCGGATGTTGATAGGGAGGTCTCTTTCTTGTACGACATGGTTGACGAGGAAGGCTTCAAGAATCTCGAAAACGGGTTGGTGCAGACCATTCGATCTGTGTACATCATAGatccttcaaagaagatcCGCTTAATGTTCACCTACCCTGCCTCCGTTGGTAGGAACACTCTGGAAGTCTTGAGAGTCATAGATGCCTTGCAGACGGGTGACAGCAAGGGTGTGGTTACCCCTGCCGATTGGCAGCCTGGTGGGGATGTGATCATTCCACCTTCTTTGTCTGACGAAGATGCAACCAAGAAGTTCGGTACCTTCAGGACCGTGAAGCCCTATTTGCGTTTCACCAACACTGATTGA
- the KIP1 gene encoding Kip1p (similar to Ashbya gossypii ACR228C) translates to MSQLADKVIKKVPSAGSNVKPHGKPLARAISSSLPTASQKRVRSNMMVGSEEQGYNIKVYVRCRSRNVREIKEKSSVVVSTLGSQGREIILSNQSTGNNKTYTFDQVFGVESDQESLFDKVARAYITEMLEGYNCTVFAYGQTGTGKTYTMSGDISVVGASLEDPNYVLLSEHAGIIPRVLVELFQQLQRESEDYSVKVSFLELYNEKLRDLLVEDKEPLIDEGGIGGGVANSPETIRIYDNLKLDRSNSSGHSIMVKGMEEMYIRSAQEGLKLLMEGSLKRKVAATRCNDLSSRSHTIFTITTNVTKIHPISGEQYVKIGKLNLVDLAGSENINRSGAENKRAQEAGLINKSLLTLGRVINALVDHSQHIPYRESKLTRLLQDSLGGKTKTCIIATVSPAKTSMEETASTLEYATRAKSIKNTPQINQLMAKESCILGYIKEIEKLRKNLKANHAKEGIYITEEKYETYESNCILVEEQQAKIDNLQEQIKRFKEKYLEQTKLVKEKDTQVKMIKSINERITMYNKKLTDYLDKLRFRVEDYEIKVNDIHNNNMKLLLNLNNNRESIYDSLISKTKHIEMSNELLLKEVNGLILIRDTLKSYNERFKTVITGVFHELQEKMQHVLHLSHQNNLNLDLGYVDAKFGEIIKVVEECSQSLLLNLDQSLAGMKSETIQNAAYSTVELQRESDTLYERLKEFIEKIKCEVDFSLQNVVKGIHTRGVDVIDLVRSTKDELVSGKLKLQSDLEEQKQKHSEEAMDIQSCINQLIEQERRRTSDTMKASYEFLKKQMEETELRQALFENNITEKLQGIIANYNNGMVNMSSYGIEKTHLNAMDGICSIESQISKAQESLQNDMKQYRECCISVCSPETVTGKFDEYNEKVKVIIDEKLVPRLNHMMEGSYSSLAAHFKSYDTNVVTTVDNKRGVLCSVVGDLNTSANSFVSDVNSLVKYFSQEHRDNVKQIIETQGEIFHEQIGSVKEISQQLEKLTKDKSILENLPRLSHDMESAVGDLPSIDKIIKNFDVLDDSLTASDDTSSKSGDILVPVKENIKSAFLEQNEKIFYPTTPMPIPDHPLTKVLAPRSINSSIKNLRRMTMDITENIRDSSTDDDMAGARDLNRRYTFSAKVLKEEQ, encoded by the coding sequence ATGTCGCAGCTGGCAGATAAGGTAATTAAGAAGGTTCCATCGGCTGGGTCGAATGTAAAGCCACATGGGAAGCCCTTGGCTCGGGCTATATCGTCCAGTTTACCGACAGCATCGCAAAAACGGGTTCGTTCGAATATGATGGTTGGATCTGAAGAGCAAGGTTATAATATTAAGGTTTATGTACGGTGCCGGTCACGGAATGTACGGGAGATCAAGGAGAAGTCTAGTGTGGTTGTTTCTACGTTAGGATCACAAGGTCGGGAGATTATTCTTAGCAATCAATCTACGGGCAATAATAAGACATATACGTTTGACCAAGTTTTTGGGGTTGAAAGTGATCAGGAATCGTTGTTTGATAAGGTTGCTCGGGCTTATATTACTGAGATGCTTGAAGGTTATAACTGCACAGTATTTGCGTATGGGCAGACGGGGACAGGGAAGACCTACACTATGAGTGGGGATATTAGTGTGGTTGGGGCTTCTTTGGAGGATCCAAACTATGTACTATTGAGCGAACATGCAGGAATTATACCCCGTGTACTTGTTGAGTTatttcaacaattgcaGAGGGAGAGTGAGGATTATTCTGTGAAGGTTTCATTTTTAGAGTTGTACAATGAGAAGCTTAGAGATTTATTGGTTGAAGATAAGGAGCCATTGATAGATGAAGGTGGAATAGGTGGCGGGGTGGCAAATTCACCAGAGACAATAAGGATATATGACAATCTGAAGCTTGATAGAAGCAATTCTTCTGGGCATTCGATTATGGTGAAGGGTATGGAGGAGATGTATATACGTTCTGCTCAGGAGGGTCTAAAATTATTAATGGAAGGTTcattgaaaagaaaagtaGCTGCAACAAGGTGCAATGACTTATCATCTAGATCTCATACAATTTTTACGATCACCACCAATGTCACCAAAATCCACCCAATTTCTGGGGAGCAATATGTCAAGATTGGCAAATTGAATCTTGTCGATTTAGCAGGTTCCgaaaatatcaatagaTCTGGGGCTGAAAATAAGAGAGCTCAAGAAGCAGGATTAATCAACAAGTCGTTGCTAACTTTAGGTCGAGTAATAAATGCTTTAGTTGACCATTCCCAACACATTCCATACCGGGAATCGAAATTAACCAGATTGTTACAGGATTCATTGGGCggaaaaaccaaaacatGTATTATTGCCACGGTCTCACCTGCCAAAACCTCGATGGAGGAAACCGCGAGTACTTTGGAATATGCAACCAGGGcaaaatcaatcaaaaataCTCCACAGATTAATCAGTTAATGGCAAAGGAATCGTGTATCCTTggatatattaaagaaattgaaaagcTTCGtaaaaatttaaaagcGAACCATGCTAAAGAAGGTATATACATTACAGAGGAAAAATACGAGACCTATGAAAGTAATTGCATTTTAGTAGAAGAACAACAAGCCAAGATTGACAATCTACAAGAACAAATCAAGCgattcaaagaaaaatatttggaacaaacGAAATTagttaaagaaaaagatacaCAAGTcaagatgataaaaagtATAAATGAGCGTATCACAatgtataataaaaagcTTACTGATTACTTGGATAAACTTCGATTTCGAGTCGAGGACTATGAGATTAAGGTCAATGATATTCACAATAACAACATGAAACTCTTACTGAATTTGAACAATAATCGCGAATCAATTTATGACAGCCTCATCTCAAAGACTAAGCATATTGAAATGTCGAATGAACTTTTACTAAAAGAGGTGAACGgattaattttaattagAGATACACTAAAATCATACAACGAAAGGTTTAAAACAGTTATTACAGGTGTTTTCCATGAACTACAAGAAAAGATGCAACATGTTCTGCACTTATCTCATCAAAACAATTTGAATTTAGATTTAGGTTATGTAGATGCGAAGTTTGGAGAGATAAttaaagttgttgaagaatgtTCGCAGAGCCTTTTGCTGAATTTAGATCAAAGTCTAGCTGGTATGAAGTCTGAGACTATCCAGAATGCTGCATATAGTACAGTTGAACTTCAAAGGGAAAGTGACACGCTTTATGAAAGATTGAAAGAGTTCATTGAGAAGATAAAATGTGAAGTGGATTTTTCATTGCAAAATGTTGTTAAGGGAATCCATACTAGGGGTGTGGATGTGATCGATTTAGTAAGAAGTACCAAGGATGAATTGGTATCAGGAAAATTAAAACTTCAAAGTGATCTTGAAGAGCAAAAGCAAAAGCATTCTGAGGAGGCCATGGATATACAGTCATGTATTAACCAGCTTATTGAACAGGAAAGGCGAAGGACTAGTGACACTATGAAGGCCAGCTATGAATTTCTCAAAAAGCAGATGGAAGAAACAGAATTACGCCAAgcattatttgaaaacaataTCACTGAAAAGCTTCAAGGTATTATTGCTAATTATAACAACGGTATGGTTAATATGTCATCATATGGCATAGAAAAAACACACTTAAATGCGATGGATGGTATATGTTCAATCGAAAGTCAAATATCGAAAGCCCAAGAAAGCCTTCAAAACGATATGAAACAATATCGAGAATGCTGTATTTCTGTCTGTTCTCCAGAAACAGTTACCGGCaaatttgatgaatataatgaaaaagTTAAGGTTATAATAGATGAGAAGCTTGTTCCTAGACTAAATCACATGATGGAAGGAAGCTATTCCTCTCTTGCAGCTCATTTTAAGTCTTATGACACAAACGTAGTTACCACTGTGGACAATAAGAGAGGCGTACTTTGCTCTGTGGTTGGCGATCTAAATACATCGGCTAATAGCTTTGTTTCAGACGTTAATTCTTTAGTAAAATACTTTTCACAAGAACATAGGGATAATGTTAAGCAGATTATCGAAACTCAGGGTGAGATATTTCATGAACAGATTGGGTCCGTTAAAGAAATATCACAACAATTGGAGAAATTGACTAAGGATAAGTCTATCTTGGAAAACTTACCACGGTTATCCCATGACATGGAATCTGCAGTGGGCGATTTACCTAGCATAGACAAGataattaaaaatttcGATGTTCTTGATGATTCCCTCACAGCATCCGATGATACATCTAGCAAAAGTGGTGACATTCTGGTGCCAGTGAAGGAGAACATTAAATCCGCTTTTCTAGAgcaaaatgaaaagatcTTTTATCCCACAACTCCGATGCCTATTCCAGACCACCCCTTAACGAAGGTTCTAGCTCCAAGAAGCATCAATTCTAgtatcaaaaatttgagACGTATGACTATGGACATAACTGAAAACATACGTGATTCTTCAACAGATGACGACATGGCGGGGGCACGAGACTTAAATAGAAGGTATACTTTTTCTGCGAAGGTGTTGAAAGAGGAGCAATGA
- a CDS encoding tetratricopeptide repeat protein (similar to Ashbya gossypii ACR227W) — protein sequence MQIQSTVSYPSRQNTSGQSSNFAGDQQQTSQRIYNSYAQQIGQKASPAIMSSIDVPLPCDNSEVGEPYNAGLVLSNGYESHTGMFNKARCSQIPFNDDFRVSGSSSSSRAQLGSSSSLVHSQSTSTAQLSGSQLGVRYSAVASYDPKRAKAKPVDLSHLYLVNNKDSVTLTQTNESVANYSHKMISECLGKECSTVLVPRLKSLEMYKKNVKKSKDPDVLFQYAQYMLQTALTMDINPFQSEDWIAGLSPDSKQPKDILKDQFLKEAKLYLTKLSVKGYKDAQYLLADAYSSGAFGKVNHKDAFILFQSSAKHAHVEAAYRTAVCFEKGLGTTRDSRKCIEFLKFAASRNHPAAMFKLGLYSFHGRMGLPQDVNTKQNGIKWLSRASARANELTCAAPYELAQIYEKGFLDIVIPDDSYATELYVQAASLGHIPSTTRLAKLYEQGNEVVPQDTSLSVHYYTQAALKGDPEAMLGLCAWYLVGAHPAFERNDREAFQWALRAAKKGYGKAQFTVGYFHEYGKGCKQDLDMAYKWYECAADNNDPRAIKKLESRRPTKKRSSTVFNFSFLKADDIERPSRIDLAEVSPLYLDFYGGDAKTLDPPHDSDIDGSFSYDVLNVITDDENSLDIDFHDPRFTLSIQQQSLTPISRTTSSLMLESPFRSCNNDMVPTESHTSDSKQIGTGQTSNSSTSDAKLGANKPMVPPNNSIPRERWRVSSINEDVLSSKENEK from the coding sequence ATGCAAATACAATCGACCGTCTCATATCCTTCTCGTCAAAATACCAGTGGACAATCGAGCAACTTTGCTGGTGATCAACAGCAAACTTCGCAGCGTATATACAACTCGTACGCACAGCAGATTGGACAGAAAGCTAGCCCAGCAATAATGTCTTCGATTGACGTGCCGTTACCATGCGATAATTCAGAAGTTGGTGAGCCCTATAATGCAGGTCTAGTACTTTCTAATGGATATGAAAGTCATACTGGAATGTTCAACAAGGCTCGCTGTTCGCAAATACCTTTCAATGACGACTTCCGGGTTTCAGGttcttcgtcttcttctCGTGCCCAATTAGGCTCGTCCTCCTCGTTGGTTCATTCACAAAGTACTTCAACCGCACAACTTAGTGGAAGTCAACTCGGAGTGCGTTACAGTGCTGTTGCAAGTTATGATCCAAAAAGGGCGAAAGCGAAGCCAGTTGATTTATCTCATTTGTATTTGGTCAATAACAAAGACAGCGTCACATTAACACAGACCAATGAGTCTGTAGCGAATTACTCTCATAAAATGATTAGTGAATGTTTAGGAAAGGAATGCAGTACAGTGTTGGTCCCGAGGTTGAAGTCCTTGGAAATGTACAAGAAGAACGTCAAGAAGTCCAAGGACCCGGATGTTTTATTTCAATACGCGCAATACATGTTGCAAACTGCTTTAACCATGGACATAAACCCGTTCCAAAGTGAAGACTGGATCGCTGGTCTATCTCCCGACAGTAAACAGCCTAAAGATATCCTTAAGGATCAATTTCTTAAGGAAGCAAAGCTCTACTTGACAAAGCTAAGTGTAAAGGGCTATAAGGATGCTCAATATCTACTTGCTGATGCTTACTCATCCGGGGCTTTTGGGAAAGTGAACCATAAAGATGCATTCATACTATTTCAATCTTCTGCGAAGCATGCTCATGTAGAAGCCGCATACAGGACGGCTGTTTGTTTTGAAAAGGGATTGGGCACAACAAGGGATTCTCGCAAGTGtattgaatttttgaagtttgcTGCTTCTAGGAACCATCCCGCAGCGATGTTCAAGCTTGGTTTATATTCATTCCATGGCCGCATGGGATTACCACAGGATGTTAATACTAAACAAAATGGTATCAAGTGGCTCTCTCGCGCCTCAGCGAGGGCTAATGAATTGACCTGCGCCGCTCCATATGAGTTGGCTCAAATTTATGAGAAGGGATTCTTAGATATTGTCATTCCAGATGACAGCTATGCAACAGAATTATACGTCCAAGCTGCTTCGTTAGGGCACATACCATCAACCACAAGGCTAGCAAAATTATACGAGCAGGGCAACGAAGTAGTTCCTCAGGACACATCACTAAGTGTCCACTACTATACACAAGCGGCCTTAAAGGGAGATCCTGAAGCTATGTTGGGTCTTTGTGCATGGTACTTGGTTGGGGCCCATCcagcttttgaaagaaatgaTCGTGAAGCTTTCCAGTGGGCCTTGAGGGCCGCTAAAAAAGGCTATGGAAAGGCTCAATTCACAGTTGGCTACTTTCACGAATATGGTAAAGGATGCAAGCAAGATCTGGATATGGCTTATAAATGGTACGAGTGCGCTGCAGATAACAATGACCCCAGAGCAATCAAAAAGTTAGAATCTCGCAGGCCGACTAAGAAAAGATCCAGCACagttttcaacttctctttCCTGAAGGCGGATGATATAGAAAGACCTTCGCGTATAGACTTAGCTGAAGTCTCACCCCTTTACTTGGACTTTTATGGAGGTGATGCTAAAACCCTTGATCCTCCCCATGATTCAGATATCGATGGCAGTTTCAGTTATGACGTTCTTAATGTGATAACAGACGATGAAAATTCGCTGGACATAGATTTCCATGATCCTCGGTTTACTTTATCGATACAGCAGCAATCTCTAACGCCGATTTCCAGAACCACTTCAAGCTTAATGTTAGAGAGTCCATTCCGGAGTTGTAATAATGACATGGTGCCTACTGAAAGTCACACTTCAGATTCAAAGCAGATTGGCACAGGCCAAACATCTAACAGCAGCACAAGTGATGCGAAACTTGGTGCCAACAAGCCGATGGTACCACCTAATAACAGTATACCCAGAGAACGCTGGCGTGTTTCATCTATCAACGAAGATGTATTATCTTctaaagaaaatgaaaagtaG
- the RAD51 gene encoding recombinase RAD51 (similar to Ashbya gossypii ACR226W), translating to MSQIQEHIIQDAQSSQFNLHATATSEHTQRILNSSEQPILDADVIEVHPEPGARRRQQQEQMEQMEEDVSLVSFVPLERLQVNGITSNDLKKLREHGLHTVEAVAYAPRKDLMEIKGISEAKADKLLCEAARLVPMGFVTAADFHLRRAEMICLTSGSKNLDTLLGGGVETGSITELFGEFRTGKSQLCHTLAVTCQIPLDMGGGEGKCLYIDTEGTFRPIRLVSIAQRFGLDPDDALNNVAYARAYNADHQLRLLDAAAQMMSESRFSLIVVDSIMALYRTDFSGRGELSARQMHLAKFMRALQRLADQFGVAVVVTNQVVAQVDGSAMFNPDPKKPIGGNIMAHSSTTRLGFKKGKGCQRICKVVDSPCLPEAECVFAIYEDGIGDPREEDDE from the coding sequence ATGTCGCAGATTCAGGAGCACATTATCCAGGATGCGCAGAGTTCGCAATTCAATCTCCATGCGACTGCAACGTCGGAACATACACAGCGGATTTTGAATTCTAGTGAGCAGCCGATTTTGGATGCGGACGTTATTGAGGTTCATCCGGAGCCTGGTGCGAggcggcggcagcagcaggagcagATGGAGCAGATGGAGGAGGATGTGTCGTTGGTATCATTTGTACCGTTGGAACGGCTGCAGGTGAATGGTATAACGAGCAACGacttgaagaagttgcGGGAACACGGGTTGCATACGGTAGAGGCGGTGGCGTATGCTCCGCGCAAGGATCTGATGGAGATTAAGGGGATTTCTGAGGCCAAGGCTGACAAGCTGCTGTGCGAGGCGGCTCGACTGGTTCCAATGGGGTTTGTGACGGCGGCGGATTTCCATCTGCGTAGGGCTGAGATGATATGTCTGACGTCGGGGTCGAAAAACCTGGATACTCTGCTGGGAGGGGGCGTGGAGACAGGGTCGATTACGGAGCTGTTCGGGGAGTTTCGTACAGGGAAGTCGCAGCTGTGTCACACACTGGCGGTTACGTGCCAGATCCCCTTGGACATGGGCGGTGGCGAGGGCAAGTGTTTATATATTGATACGGAGGGGACGTTCCGGCCAATCAGACTGGTGTCGATTGCGCAGCGCTTTGGCTTGGACCCGGACGATGCCTTGAACAATGTTGCATACGCGCGTGCATACAACGCTGATCATCAGTTGCGGTTGCTTGATGCAGCGGCGCAGATGATGAGCGAGTCCCGGTTTTCGCTGATCGTGGTCGACTCCATCATGGCTTTATATCGTACGGACTTTTCTGGACGCGGTGAGTTAAGCGCCCGGCAGATGCACTTGGCTAAATTCATGCGTGCCTTGCAGCGTCTTGCCGACCAATTTGGCGTAGCCGTTGTCGTGACAAACCAGGTTGTTGCCCAAGTCGACGGTAGTGCAATGTTCAATCCTGACCCGAAGAAGCCGATTGGCGGGAACATCATGGCCCATTCGTCTACCACCCGGCTTGGTTTCAAGAAGGGTAAAGGATGCCAGAGGATCTGCAAAGTGGTTGATTCCCCTTGCTTGCCTGAGGCAGAGTGTGTGTTTGCTATATACGAGGATGGGATAGGAGATCCAAGGGAAGAAGACGACGAGTGA